One endosymbiont 'TC1' of Trimyema compressum genomic window, CAGCTAGAGGATCGTAAGTTAATAGAGCTTTATCAAATAGCAAAAGAATATATGATTCCAAGTTACTATAAGTTTAGAAAACAAGAATTAATTTTTGAAATTTTAAAAGCACAAGCAAAAAAAGAAGCCCATAATTTAACCGATGCAACTAGACCTAGAGCTGAAGGGGTACTGGAAATTTTACCAGATGGATTTGGTTTTTTAAGACCATTTAAATATACTCAAGGACAAGACGATATTTATGTATCACCTTCTCAAATTAGGCGTTTTAATCTTTTAACAGGAGATAAAATTGAAGGTTTATTAAGACCCCCAAAAGATGGAGAACGCTACTATGCCTTATTGAGAGTTGAACATGTAAATGGCTTTGACCCAGATGTTACTGCTAAGAGAATTCATTTTGATGCTTTAACACCAATCTATCCTACAGAAAGATTAAAATTAGAACATGGTAGTAACAACAAGGCTATGCGTATAATTGATTTAGTTTCACCTATTGGCAAAGGGCAAAGAGGTTTAATTGTAGCTCCACCAAAAGCTGGTAAAACTACATTAATTAAAACCATTGCCAACTCTATTACTGCTAACTATCCGGAAATAGAACTGATAGTCTTACTTATAGATGAAAGACCTGAGGAAGTAACTGATATTGAGCGTTCTGTTAAAGGCGAAGTTGTGGCTTCAACTTTTGACGAGCCTGCAGAAAACCATGTTAAAATAACGGAAATGGTTTTAGAGAAAGCTAAACGACAAGTTGAATCAAAAAAAGATGTCGTCATACTTTTAGACAGTATTACCCGTTTAGCAAGAGCTCAAAACTTAGTAACACAACCTAGTGGGAGAACCCTTTCTGGTGGTGTGGATCCAGCTTCACTTCATAGACCTAAAAGAGTTTTTGGCGCTGCCAGAAACATTGAAGAAGGCGGCAGCTTAACAATACTGGCTACGGCACTAGTTGAGACTGGAAGTCGCATGGACGAAGTTATTTTTGAAGAATTTAAAGGGACAGGTAATATGGAGCTAATCTTAGATAGACGTCTGGCAGACAGCAGACTATTCCCCGCTGTAGATGTGAACCGTTCTGGCACTAGAAAAGAAGAGTTGCTTTTAGATGAAAAAGAACAGGAATTTATTTGGGGCTTTAGAAAAGAAATTCATTCACTATCTACTCAGGATGCTACAACTATGTTAGTAGATGCTATGAAAAAAACTAAAACCAACCAAGAGCTTATTAAGGCTTTTGAAATTATGTTTGGGAAAAATAAAAAAAGCAATAAATAAGTATAAAATAGAAAACTCAACCTCAATTAGAGTTTGAGTTTTTTATGTGGAAAACAGATAAAGGGAGATTGATAATCATTTACCAGCCCTTCTCTTGCTTATTTTGCCAGTGGTGTTGTCTGTACTCCTTTGGTGATAATCCGCATTTTAACTTAAATACTGCTGAAAAAGCAGCATGGGTTTGGTATCCCACAATATTAGCAATTTGCTCTATATTTTTTCCAGTGGCAACTAAAAGCTCTTTAGATTTTTCGACACGTAAATATTGATAATATTCTGAAATTGTTTTATTTGTTATCTGTCGAAAGATAAAGGATAGTTTGCCTTTGCTCATACAGGTGTATTTTCTACATTCGCTGATAGGTAGGGGTTTCTTCAATTTTTGAGATAA contains:
- the rho gene encoding transcription termination factor Rho: MLTKEQLEDRKLIELYQIAKEYMIPSYYKFRKQELIFEILKAQAKKEAHNLTDATRPRAEGVLEILPDGFGFLRPFKYTQGQDDIYVSPSQIRRFNLLTGDKIEGLLRPPKDGERYYALLRVEHVNGFDPDVTAKRIHFDALTPIYPTERLKLEHGSNNKAMRIIDLVSPIGKGQRGLIVAPPKAGKTTLIKTIANSITANYPEIELIVLLIDERPEEVTDIERSVKGEVVASTFDEPAENHVKITEMVLEKAKRQVESKKDVVILLDSITRLARAQNLVTQPSGRTLSGGVDPASLHRPKRVFGAARNIEEGGSLTILATALVETGSRMDEVIFEEFKGTGNMELILDRRLADSRLFPAVDVNRSGTRKEELLLDEKEQEFIWGFRKEIHSLSTQDATTMLVDAMKKTKTNQELIKAFEIMFGKNKKSNK